Proteins encoded together in one Vigna angularis cultivar LongXiaoDou No.4 chromosome 5, ASM1680809v1, whole genome shotgun sequence window:
- the LOC108340004 gene encoding 4-coumarate--CoA ligase 2, whose product MLVTLDETTHIFRSKLPDIPLPNNLLLHEYCFLKLPEVAHHTCLISAARTYTYAETHRASRKVAAGMSKLGIQKGDAVMILLPNSPEFVFTFMAVSMLGAVATTANPSYTAAELSKQLAISNAKLVVTLSAHVHKLNQQAQHHFFKVVTVDDPPENFSAFPEGEESEVPEVEISVEDTVALPFSSGTTGLAKGVILTHKSLVTSVAQQMEGENPHMYLKEEDVVLCVLPLFHIFAMHIVMMCGMRAGSAILLIEKFEMRALLQAIERHRVTVAILVPPLVVALTKNSAVEEYDLSSIRMVMSGAAPLGLQAEEALRNRLPHAIIGQGYGMTESGPVLTMSLGFAKFPFPTKSGSCGTVVRNAEMKIIDPLTSFSLPRNHHGEICVRGSQIMKGYLNDEKATAETIDADGWLHTGDIGYVDDDDEVFLVDRAKELIKFKTFQVPPAELEDLLRSHPSIADAAVVPQKDDAAGQVPVAFVVGFDLTEDAVKDFVAKQVVFYKRIHKVYLVDAIPKSQTGKILRKELRAKLDCIIEQN is encoded by the exons ATGTTAGTTACTTTGGACGAAACTACCCACATTTTCCGATCAAAGTTACCAGACATACCACTCCCTAACAACCTCCTCCTCCACGAATACTGCTTCCTTAAACTTCCCGAAGTCGCCCACCACACATGCCTCATCTCCGCCGCCAGAACCTACACCTACGCCGAAACTCACCGCGCCTCGCGGAAGGTTGCCGCCGGCATGTCGAAGCTGGGCATCCAGAAGGGCGACGCAGTCATGATTCTCCTCCCCAACTCCCCGGAGTTCGTGTTCACCTTCATGGCGGTCTCCATGCTCGGCGCCGTCGCCACAACCGCCAACCCCTCCTACACCGCCGCCGAACTCTCCAAGCAACTCGCCATCTCCAACGCCAAGCTCGTCGTCACCCTCTCCGCCCACGTCCACAAGCTCAATCAGCAAGCGCAGCACCACTTCTTCAAGGTGGTCACCGTCGACGACCCACCGGAGAATTTCTCGGCTTTCCCGGAGGGCGAAGAGAGCGAGGTTCCGGAGGTTGAGATATCAGTGGAGGACACGGTGGCGCTGCCGTTTTCGTCGGGGACGACGGGGCTAGCGAAGGGGGTGATTCTGACGCACAAGAGTTTGGTAACCAGCGTGGCGCAACAGATGGAGGGAGAGAACCCGCACATGTATCTGAAAGAAGAGGACGTTGTGCTGTGCGTGCTTCCTCTCTTTCACATATTCGCCATGCACATCGTGATGATGTGCGGGATGAGAGCGGGGAGTGCCATTTTGTTGATCGAGAAGTTTGAGATGAGGGCGCTGCTGCAGGCGATTGAGCGGCACAGAGTGACGGTGGCGATACTGGTGCCGCCCCTGGTGGTGGCACTTACGAAGAACAGCGCGGTGGAGGAGTACGATTTGAGTTCGATACGAATGGTGATGTCGGGGGCTGCGCCGCTGGGGCTACAGGCGGAGGAGGCTCTGCGGAACAGGTTGCCTCACGCCATTATAGGACAG GGCTATGGGATGACAGAGAGTGGACCAGTATTGACCATGTCTTTGGGTTTTGCAAAGTTTCCATTTCCAACCAAGTCTGGTTCGTGCGGAACTGTGGTGAGAAATGCTGAAATGAAGATCATCGACCCTCTAACTTCATTCTCTCTTCCCCGTAACCACCATGGCGAGATTTGCGTCCGTGGCTCTCAGATCATGAAAGGGTACCTGAATGACGAGAAGGCCACTGCAGAAACCATTGATGCAGATGGTTGGCTTCATACAGGTGACATTGGCTacgttgatgatgatgatgaggttTTCCTCGTTGACAGGGCCAAAGAACTCATTAAATTCAAAACCTTCCAGGTGCCGCCGGCAGAACTTGAAGACCTTCTCAGGAGCCACCCTTCCATTGCAGATGCAGCTGTTGTCCC GCAAAAAGACGATGCTGCGGGCCAAGTTCCAGTCGCTTTCGTTGTTGGCTTTGATCTTACAGAAGATGCTGTAAAGGATTTTGTAGCTAAACAG